Proteins from one Patescibacteria group bacterium genomic window:
- a CDS encoding leucine-rich repeat domain-containing protein — MKNIAFIVLVTAFLVTGCTITKPATNTNNTNENTNTNSEVNSDTNEVDIGNNNLNLSNQGLDKIPEYVFSQTKLESLNVSGNNLTGSIQAEIRHLQNLRVLNASNNQMTGVPAEIGQLSKLEILDLSNNQLTGLPNELANLKNLKALNLSGNNYSQHDLDIIIQGLPKDITIIK; from the coding sequence ATGAAAAATATAGCTTTTATAGTGCTTGTAACTGCTTTTTTGGTCACAGGATGCACTATCACAAAACCAGCTACCAATACCAACAATACTAATGAAAATACCAACACAAACAGCGAAGTAAACTCCGATACTAATGAAGTTGACATTGGCAACAACAATCTAAATCTAAGTAATCAGGGATTAGACAAAATACCAGAATATGTTTTTTCTCAGACAAAGTTGGAAAGCCTTAATGTTTCCGGCAATAATTTGACCGGCTCTATCCAGGCTGAGATAAGGCATTTGCAAAATCTACGTGTCCTCAATGCCAGCAACAATCAGATGACTGGCGTACCGGCCGAGATTGGTCAACTATCCAAACTAGAAATATTAGATTTATCCAACAATCAACTGACTGGCCTACCTAATGAATTGGCAAATTTAAAAAATCTAAAAGCACTCAATTTATCTGGTAATAATTATTCTCAACATGATCTAGACATAATCATTCAAGGTCTGCCAAAAGACATAACTATAATAAAATAA
- the csrA gene encoding carbon storage regulator CsrA, translating into MLIISRKRSERIMIGDDIAIIIVDIRGDQVQVGIDAPRSIPVHRHEIYEAIKAGNLPTDKK; encoded by the coding sequence ATGCTTATCATCAGTCGCAAAAGAAGCGAGAGAATCATGATCGGCGATGACATCGCCATTATTATTGTCGACATCCGTGGCGACCAAGTCCAAGTCGGCATCGACGCCCCTCGCTCCATCCCCGTGCATCGGCACGAGATCTACGAGGCCATCAAGGCCGGCAACTTGCCGACCGATAAAAAGTAG